The Limnochorda sp. LNt genome includes a region encoding these proteins:
- a CDS encoding Gfo/Idh/MocA family protein, with protein sequence MPDLVAPVRFALLGCGRFGWRHLEVLQRLPGVEVVVVADIDESRARATADRFGIPAYTTDFREAAAWPGVDAVDVCLPTYLHRDAVTTAAESGHHVFCEKPLALRVEDAVEAVAACEQAGVKLQVGFCRRFDNGWLAAAEVIREGRLGRPVVWRHATGTSGAPQSWFFDRDGGGGPFVDATIHWYDFGRFVFGEVDSVRASTSIMRPGRTAPDTGIVSVRFVSGDELHLMWSWGLPPKVRVDELHEVLGPEGALIMRPRPEPGVDPIRVAGDGVKVFDSVPHANGVDPGNLGYLWLLGRDAAQPVIYQRNDMVEDELASFVQAVRRDQDPPVGGAEAVAALRVATAVLEAGETGQAVSLRTLPALTRRAAR encoded by the coding sequence ATGCCGGATTTGGTGGCACCCGTTCGCTTCGCGCTCTTAGGTTGTGGCCGGTTCGGATGGCGCCACCTGGAGGTACTCCAGCGACTTCCGGGGGTCGAGGTGGTCGTCGTAGCCGACATCGACGAGTCCCGGGCCCGTGCGACCGCCGACAGGTTCGGCATCCCCGCCTATACGACCGACTTCCGTGAGGCCGCGGCATGGCCGGGCGTCGACGCGGTCGACGTCTGCCTGCCCACCTACCTGCACCGTGACGCGGTGACGACGGCCGCCGAGAGCGGCCACCACGTCTTTTGCGAGAAGCCCCTGGCCCTGCGGGTGGAGGACGCCGTCGAAGCCGTGGCGGCTTGCGAGCAGGCGGGGGTCAAGCTCCAGGTCGGCTTCTGCCGGCGCTTCGACAACGGCTGGCTGGCGGCCGCCGAGGTGATACGGGAGGGCCGGCTGGGCCGGCCGGTGGTGTGGCGGCACGCGACGGGCACGTCGGGGGCGCCGCAGTCGTGGTTCTTCGATCGCGACGGGGGCGGCGGCCCCTTCGTGGACGCGACCATCCACTGGTACGACTTCGGGCGGTTCGTCTTCGGCGAGGTGGACAGCGTCCGGGCCTCGACCAGCATCATGCGCCCCGGCCGCACGGCCCCCGACACGGGCATCGTCAGCGTGCGGTTCGTCTCGGGCGACGAGCTCCACCTGATGTGGAGCTGGGGGCTCCCCCCCAAGGTGCGGGTGGACGAGCTCCACGAGGTGCTCGGGCCCGAGGGCGCGCTGATCATGCGGCCCCGGCCCGAGCCGGGGGTCGATCCCATCCGCGTCGCCGGCGACGGCGTCAAGGTCTTCGACAGCGTGCCCCACGCCAACGGCGTCGACCCCGGCAACCTGGGCTACCTGTGGCTGTTGGGCCGTGACGCCGCACAGCCCGTCATCTACCAGCGTAACGATATGGTGGAGGATGAGCTGGCCTCCTTCGTGCAGGCGGTGCGACGGGATCAGGACCCGCCGGTGGGGGGCGCCGAGGCGGTGGCCGCGTTGCGGGTGGCGACGGCGGTCCTCGAGGCAGGCGAGACGGGCCAGGCGGTCTCGTTGCGGACGCTGCCCGCGCTGACCCGACGGGCCGCGCGCTGA
- a CDS encoding ATP-dependent DNA helicase, which translates to MAAPRTLHRLLEVRPGASGGGGSFARGPQHPLDADLVIVDEASMLDLPLACHLFGALRPGARLVLVGDVDQLPSVGPGQVLRDLIASGRVAVVRLTHIFRQAARSRIVVGAHRILAGQGILPSRPADSGTRHSATPHGVARVREETGISEEDNLRFIDEPDATRAAEAIQRLVAVTLPRRYGLDPYREIQVLAATHRGPAGTDALNARLQEALNPPGPGRPELQIGQRLLRVGDRVMQTRNDYQARRVGGEAPDEETGVFNGEIGRVVAVWPERRLVHVQFEDGRVIEYDDQRIWQLQLAYAITVHKSQGNEFACVVMPVVWTMPALMTRNLLYTALTRGRRLVVLVGDRRAVGAYIRNASVAARHSGLAARIAS; encoded by the coding sequence ATCGCCGCCCCCCGGACGCTGCACCGGCTCCTGGAGGTAAGGCCCGGGGCGTCCGGAGGCGGCGGCTCGTTCGCGCGGGGGCCGCAGCATCCCCTGGACGCGGACCTCGTCATCGTCGACGAGGCCTCCATGCTGGACCTCCCACTGGCCTGCCACCTCTTCGGCGCGCTGCGGCCCGGGGCGCGGCTGGTCCTGGTGGGCGACGTGGACCAGCTGCCGTCGGTGGGGCCCGGTCAGGTGCTGCGGGACCTGATCGCCTCGGGTCGGGTGGCGGTGGTGCGCCTGACCCACATCTTCCGCCAGGCCGCCCGGAGCCGCATCGTGGTCGGGGCGCACCGGATCCTGGCGGGGCAGGGGATCCTGCCGTCCCGCCCGGCGGACAGCGGCACGCGCCACTCGGCGACGCCCCACGGGGTCGCTCGGGTGCGGGAGGAGACGGGCATCTCGGAGGAGGACAACCTCCGATTCATCGACGAGCCGGACGCCACCCGCGCCGCCGAGGCCATCCAGCGGCTGGTGGCCGTCACGCTGCCGCGTCGCTACGGCCTCGACCCCTACCGGGAGATCCAGGTGCTGGCCGCCACGCATCGGGGCCCGGCCGGCACCGACGCGCTCAACGCCCGGCTGCAGGAGGCTCTCAACCCCCCGGGCCCGGGCCGCCCGGAGCTCCAGATCGGCCAGCGCCTGCTGCGGGTGGGCGACCGGGTGATGCAGACCCGCAACGACTACCAGGCGCGCCGGGTAGGGGGCGAGGCGCCCGACGAGGAGACCGGGGTCTTCAACGGCGAGATCGGGCGGGTCGTCGCCGTCTGGCCCGAACGGCGGCTGGTGCACGTGCAGTTCGAAGACGGTCGGGTCATCGAGTACGACGACCAACGGATCTGGCAGTTGCAGCTGGCCTACGCCATCACGGTGCACAAGAGCCAGGGCAACGAGTTCGCCTGTGTCGTGATGCCCGTGGTGTGGACCATGCCCGCCCTGATGACCCGCAACCTCCTCTACACCGCCCTGACCCGTGGCCGCCGCCTGGTGGTGCTGGTGGGAGACCGGCGCGCCGTGGGAGCCTATATACGCAACGCGTCGGTCGCGGCCCGCCACTCGGGGCTGGCGGCTCGCATCGCCTCGTGA
- a CDS encoding helix-turn-helix domain-containing protein, translated as MRTGWARRHRRRGGAIPHRQEAGHQQPDPFAALTTREREVLQLMARGLTNQEIARRLFISEHTVKNHVSNIYRKVGSADRTWVVVMAIRAGIARLE; from the coding sequence ATCCGGACGGGTTGGGCCAGACGGCACCGGAGGAGGGGAGGCGCCATCCCTCATCGCCAAGAGGCTGGCCACCAGCAGCCTGACCCGTTCGCGGCCCTGACGACCCGGGAACGGGAGGTCCTCCAGCTGATGGCCCGGGGTCTCACCAACCAGGAGATCGCGCGCCGGCTCTTCATCAGCGAGCACACGGTCAAGAATCACGTCAGCAACATCTATCGCAAGGTCGGCAGCGCGGACCGGACGTGGGTCGTGGTGATGGCCATCCGTGCCGGCATCGCGAGGCTCGAGTGA
- a CDS encoding response regulator transcription factor translates to MPESSSESSPIRVLIVDDHAMVRAGLRRILELEPDLQVVGEASDGVEAVEKSQATQPQVVLMDITMPRLNGVEATRVLRTKVPSARVVALTIHTDDQYVVAMARAGAWGYVLKDEAPADLIDAVRRVAAGQVYIPPSLVGSLVKAMRDQAPADAAREVAAATLSAPERPRVPAAGAAAPAVAPSPTGAWPHLTSRELEVLALIAYGRTNRQIAQTLVVSEKTVKNHVTSILRKLRLNDRTQAAVWAIRSGLVP, encoded by the coding sequence ATGCCGGAGTCGTCGTCCGAGTCGTCGCCCATCCGGGTCCTGATCGTCGACGATCACGCCATGGTGCGGGCCGGCTTGCGGCGCATCCTCGAACTGGAGCCGGACCTGCAGGTGGTCGGCGAGGCCTCCGACGGAGTGGAGGCGGTGGAGAAGAGCCAGGCGACACAGCCCCAGGTCGTGCTCATGGACATCACCATGCCCCGTCTCAACGGGGTGGAGGCGACGCGGGTCCTGCGGACCAAGGTCCCGTCGGCTCGCGTCGTCGCGTTGACCATCCACACCGACGACCAGTACGTGGTGGCCATGGCACGTGCCGGCGCCTGGGGCTACGTCTTGAAGGACGAGGCACCGGCGGATCTGATCGACGCCGTCCGGCGCGTCGCCGCCGGCCAGGTCTACATCCCGCCGAGCCTCGTCGGCAGCCTCGTCAAGGCCATGCGGGATCAGGCGCCGGCCGACGCCGCCCGCGAGGTGGCGGCCGCAACCCTCTCGGCACCGGAGCGCCCCAGGGTGCCCGCGGCGGGCGCCGCGGCGCCGGCGGTGGCACCCTCCCCTACCGGGGCCTGGCCGCACCTGACCTCGCGGGAGCTCGAGGTGCTGGCCCTCATCGCCTACGGGCGCACCAACCGGCAGATCGCACAGACGCTGGTGGTCAGCGAGAAGACTGTCAAGAACCACGTGACCAGCATCCTGCGCAAGCTGCGCCTCAACGACCGCACCCAGGCCGCGGTCTGGGCCATCCGATCGGGTCTGGTCCCGTGA
- a CDS encoding sensor histidine kinase, producing the protein MALTNSLPPLPDAGEIERILRSTLDALREGRQQIAGLVERLEADYERARNTLEQVKQQALRCIEEVDELEAKSRVARFDLFRVSRDYQRYGEHDVRRAYEEAERLQILLGEARERERFLRERRNELERTVAHLAELLEKAQGIEANMRAAEELLAGNYSGVAHSVSEWQARYEVGRRVIAAQEEERRRLARELHDSTAQGLASIAVELELSERMMDAGTDSVRRQMARLRSLVKETLTELRHVIFDLRPMVLDELGLISAVRRYADYISTLGGPPVEVVVHGVERRFDPPLEVAAFRVVQEAVANARRHGAPSRIAVHLEIGDSFLQLTVKDDGRGFEPEEAYRRARERGSIGLISMEERVKLFGGRFSIQSAPGMGTRVSARFPLTEWPADSRPGATRAS; encoded by the coding sequence GTGGCGCTGACGAACAGTCTGCCGCCGTTGCCGGATGCCGGGGAGATCGAGCGGATCTTGCGTTCGACCCTCGACGCCCTGCGAGAGGGGCGTCAACAGATCGCAGGCCTGGTCGAGCGGCTCGAGGCCGACTACGAGCGGGCCCGCAACACGCTGGAGCAGGTCAAGCAGCAGGCCTTGCGGTGCATCGAGGAGGTCGACGAGCTGGAGGCCAAGAGCCGGGTCGCGCGCTTCGACCTGTTTCGTGTCAGTCGAGACTACCAGCGCTACGGCGAGCACGACGTCCGCCGGGCCTACGAGGAGGCCGAGCGGCTCCAGATCCTGCTGGGGGAGGCCCGGGAGCGGGAGCGGTTCTTGCGGGAGCGGCGCAACGAGCTCGAGCGCACGGTGGCGCACCTGGCGGAGCTGTTGGAGAAGGCCCAGGGCATCGAGGCCAATATGCGGGCCGCCGAGGAGCTGCTGGCGGGCAACTACTCGGGCGTCGCGCACTCGGTCTCCGAGTGGCAGGCGCGCTACGAGGTCGGGCGCCGGGTCATTGCGGCCCAGGAGGAGGAGCGGCGCCGGCTGGCCCGTGAGCTCCACGACAGCACCGCCCAGGGCCTGGCCAGTATCGCCGTGGAGCTCGAGCTCTCGGAGCGCATGATGGATGCCGGCACCGACTCCGTGCGCCGTCAGATGGCCAGGCTGCGCTCCCTGGTCAAGGAGACCCTGACGGAGCTCCGGCACGTCATCTTCGATCTGCGGCCCATGGTGCTGGACGAGCTGGGCCTCATCTCCGCCGTCCGGCGCTACGCCGACTACATCTCCACCCTCGGCGGGCCTCCCGTCGAGGTGGTGGTGCACGGGGTGGAGCGGCGGTTCGACCCTCCCCTGGAGGTGGCGGCCTTCCGCGTGGTGCAGGAGGCGGTGGCCAACGCCCGGCGGCACGGGGCCCCCTCCAGGATCGCGGTCCACCTCGAGATCGGCGACAGCTTCCTGCAGCTGACGGTCAAGGACGACGGCCGCGGCTTCGAGCCGGAGGAGGCCTATCGGCGGGCGCGGGAGCGGGGGTCCATCGGTCTGATCAGCATGGAGGAGCGGGTCAAGCTCTTCGGCGGCAGGTTTTCCATCCAGTCCGCGCCGGGCATGGGCACGCGGGTATCGGCCCGGTTTCCCCTGACGGAGTGGCCGGCCGACTCGCGGCCAGGCGCGACGCGGGCGTCTTGA
- a CDS encoding S-methyl-5'-thioadenosine phosphorylase yields the protein MTEARADVGIFGGSGFYSIAEDVEELWIETPYGPPSDKVALLTIAGRRVAFLPRHGKDHRLPPHRINYRANLWAMKALGVRRVIGPCAAGSLQPDIPPGTFVLCDQFVNRTWGRADTFFDGPITTHISAADPYCPEMRAVAARSCQRLGIDYRPTGTVVVVQGPRFSTRAESREFRERGWHVINMTQYPEVILARELGMCYLNVSLVTDYDAGLEGHPEVRPVTHQEVLRVFNSNLERLRTLLWELIPALPAERGCACGRAVEEARGGH from the coding sequence ATGACAGAGGCTCGGGCGGACGTGGGCATCTTCGGCGGCTCCGGCTTCTACAGCATCGCCGAGGACGTCGAGGAGCTGTGGATCGAGACCCCCTACGGCCCTCCCAGTGACAAGGTGGCACTTCTCACCATCGCGGGACGGCGGGTGGCGTTCCTGCCCCGTCACGGCAAGGATCACCGCCTGCCGCCCCACCGCATCAACTACCGGGCCAACCTCTGGGCCATGAAGGCGCTGGGCGTCAGGCGCGTCATCGGGCCGTGCGCGGCCGGCAGCCTGCAGCCCGACATCCCGCCGGGCACCTTCGTCCTGTGCGATCAGTTCGTCAATCGCACCTGGGGCCGTGCGGACACGTTCTTCGACGGTCCCATCACCACCCACATCAGCGCGGCCGACCCGTACTGCCCCGAGATGCGGGCGGTGGCCGCGAGGAGTTGCCAGCGGCTCGGCATCGACTACCGCCCGACGGGGACGGTGGTGGTGGTGCAGGGCCCTCGGTTCTCCACCCGGGCCGAGAGCCGGGAGTTTCGGGAGCGGGGGTGGCACGTCATCAACATGACCCAGTACCCCGAGGTCATCCTGGCGCGGGAGCTGGGCATGTGCTACCTCAACGTCTCCCTCGTCACCGACTACGACGCCGGCCTGGAGGGCCATCCCGAGGTGCGGCCGGTCACGCACCAGGAGGTGCTGCGGGTCTTCAACAGCAACCTGGAGCGACTGCGAACGCTGTTGTGGGAGCTGATCCCGGCCCTGCCCGCCGAGCGGGGCTGCGCGTGCGGCAGGGCCGTCGAGGAGGCCCGCGGCGGCCATTGA
- the bshB1 gene encoding bacillithiol biosynthesis deacetylase BshB1, whose amino-acid sequence MQGASWVERAIVSRYGTGLEAPVDVLAVGAHPDDVELAVGGMLAGLARQGARVAVVDLTDGEPTPYGTPETRRQESHEAARELGLAARLTLHLPNRYLFDTVDHRRLVAAILRLLRPRLLLAHYWEDAHPDHWAASALADAGRFYGKLTKTELPGEPYLVPRTLYFLASHLRLHPPVAAVVDVSGSYERKRAAIRAYRSQFEVNPAGRDVPDRVEGRDRYYGQLIGVAYGEPLLSREPIGVADLTRLLW is encoded by the coding sequence ATGCAAGGCGCATCGTGGGTCGAGCGTGCCATCGTCAGCCGGTACGGCACCGGGCTCGAGGCCCCGGTCGACGTGCTGGCCGTGGGGGCCCATCCCGACGACGTGGAGCTGGCCGTGGGCGGCATGCTGGCCGGTCTGGCCCGGCAGGGGGCACGGGTGGCCGTCGTCGACCTCACCGACGGCGAGCCGACGCCCTACGGGACGCCGGAGACCCGTCGCCAGGAGAGCCACGAGGCGGCCCGGGAGCTGGGGCTGGCCGCGAGGCTGACGCTCCACCTGCCCAACCGGTATCTCTTCGACACGGTGGATCATCGCCGGCTGGTGGCGGCCATCTTGCGGCTGCTGCGTCCCCGGCTCCTGCTGGCCCACTACTGGGAGGACGCGCACCCCGACCACTGGGCCGCCTCGGCGCTGGCCGACGCAGGGCGATTCTACGGCAAGCTGACCAAGACGGAGCTGCCGGGGGAGCCCTACCTGGTGCCGCGCACCCTCTACTTCCTGGCCTCCCACCTGAGGCTCCACCCGCCGGTGGCCGCCGTGGTTGACGTGTCGGGCTCGTACGAGCGCAAGAGAGCCGCCATCCGGGCGTATCGCAGCCAGTTCGAGGTCAACCCGGCGGGCCGGGACGTCCCGGACCGGGTGGAGGGCCGGGATCGGTACTACGGTCAGCTGATCGGCGTCGCGTACGGCGAGCCGCTCCTCTCGCGGGAGCCCATCGGAGTGGCCGACCTCACCCGACTCCTCTGGTGA
- a CDS encoding glycosyltransferase family 2 protein, which produces MTYDGSRRVGGTREAVADRLVAIPVFNEERSAERVLRRVLETAARADVLVVDDGSTDGTPGILARLEAVRVLRHPVNLGYGRALTDAFAWAIRHGYRQVVTIDCDEQHQPEWIPTFFERLDEGWDIVSGSRYLAPLQGEGSPPLDRLAINRELTARLNELTGFGITDAFCGFKGYQVEALKRLHLTEPGYGMPLEVWIEAWRHGLSVVEIPVPLIYKVNFERRFGGGLDEPAMRRRYYEEVLRRALRGEACRRERALGAAACEG; this is translated from the coding sequence GTGACCTACGACGGATCGCGGCGGGTGGGGGGCACGCGGGAGGCCGTGGCGGATAGGCTGGTCGCCATCCCCGTCTTCAACGAGGAGCGCTCGGCGGAGCGGGTGTTGCGGCGTGTCCTGGAGACGGCGGCGAGGGCGGACGTGCTGGTGGTGGACGACGGCTCCACCGACGGGACGCCCGGCATCCTGGCACGGCTGGAGGCGGTGCGGGTCCTGCGGCACCCGGTCAACCTGGGCTACGGCCGGGCCCTGACGGACGCCTTCGCGTGGGCCATCCGCCATGGCTACCGCCAGGTGGTCACCATCGACTGCGACGAGCAGCACCAGCCCGAGTGGATCCCCACCTTCTTCGAGCGGCTCGACGAGGGCTGGGACATCGTCTCGGGCAGCCGCTACCTGGCGCCCCTGCAGGGGGAGGGGAGCCCCCCGCTCGACCGTCTCGCCATCAATCGCGAACTGACGGCCCGCCTCAACGAGCTGACCGGGTTCGGGATCACCGACGCCTTCTGCGGCTTCAAGGGCTACCAGGTGGAGGCGCTCAAGCGGCTGCACCTGACCGAGCCGGGGTACGGCATGCCGCTGGAGGTGTGGATCGAGGCCTGGAGGCACGGCCTGAGCGTGGTGGAGATCCCCGTCCCCCTCATCTACAAGGTCAACTTCGAGCGCCGCTTCGGCGGCGGGCTGGACGAGCCGGCCATGCGACGCCGCTACTACGAGGAGGTGCTGCGGCGGGCCCTGCGCGGCGAGGCGTGCCGGCGAGAGCGTGCGCTGGGCGCGGCCGCCTGCGAGGGGTGA